Proteins co-encoded in one Gehongia tenuis genomic window:
- a CDS encoding ferredoxin — protein MKAIVDKDACISCGLCVNTCEEVFQWDEDDKAHVVMEDVLEYEDLVKDAAGSCPTEAIHVE, from the coding sequence ATGAAAGCGATTGTGGACAAGGATGCCTGCATCAGCTGCGGGCTTTGCGTGAACACCTGCGAGGAGGTCTTCCAGTGGGATGAGGACGACAAAGCCCATGTGGTGATGGAGGACGTCTTAGAGTACGAGGATCTGGTGAAGGATGCGGCGGGGTCCTGCCCCACCGAAGCCATTCACGTGGAGTAA